From Paenibacillus sp. V4I7, one genomic window encodes:
- a CDS encoding twin-arginine translocase TatA/TatE family subunit, giving the protein MLSGIGVSGIVIIFAVALLLFGPSKLPQLGRAFGTTIKEFRQGTKGLLEEDTKEKRKVE; this is encoded by the coding sequence ATGCTATCAGGCATTGGCGTATCAGGGATTGTCATCATCTTTGCAGTTGCGTTACTTTTATTCGGTCCTTCGAAGCTTCCGCAGTTAGGCCGCGCATTCGGCACAACGATTAAGGAGTTTAGACAAGGAACGAAAGGATTGTTAGAAGAAGATACCAAAGAGAAGCGGAAAGTAGAATGA